In the Lentisphaera araneosa HTCC2155 genome, CACATGCCTTTGGGCGAATCGGTTGTTTCCTTAATGGTTGCTGTTTTGGTGGCCGTTGTTCTGTTGATGCTATTGCGGTGCAATATCCGAAAGGGAGCTTTCCTTGGACAGATCACCTCAAGCGTGGCTTTATTGAGCCCCAGGCAGAGTTATCAGCTGCGGTTCATCCAGCGCCCCTTTATTCAGTTTTTGCACTTGTAGGCGTTTGTCTCTTGTTGTGTTATTTAAGTAAAAAATTAGCAAAGCCCGGTATGATTTTTGGTCTATATTTTTGCGTTTATAGTCTATGGAGAATTATTGTTGAATTCTTCCGCGATGATCAAGATTTAACCGCAGGTTTATCTTTGGCACAGTATATAGCTATTGGCACCTTCTTGCTTGGTTGCGTTATTATAGTATTGTGTCGTCGAAATCGGGAATTAGACTTTCCCCAATTAGAAAAGGAATAGTTTATGGAAGTCCCAGAAGGATACACCCACTCGTGGGTAGTAGATGAATTTAATGAATGTCAGCGTTTAGATAGATATATATCTCAACAATTGCCAGAATACTCACGAACATTTTTACAGAAAAGCTTAAAGGATGGTGCTTTTGAGCTCGTGCGCTCTGGTGCCAAAATTAATGCACGTATGTCTGAAAATGTGATTGAAGGTGATTTTGTACATTACAAAATGCCTGAAGAAGCAGATGAAAGCACCTTGTTACCAGAAGATATTGAGCTCGACATTATTTATGAAGATGATGATATTTTAGTGGTTAATAAACCAGCAGGTATGGTCGTGCATCCGGGCGCAGGTAACTACACGGGAACATTAGTCAACGCTTTGCTAGGACGTGATTTAGATACTTTCAGTGCTATGGATGATGGCAGTAGTCGACCAGGGATTGTTCACCGTTTGGATAAAGAAACTTCAGGCGTGATTATTGTTGCGAAAAGCGCAAAAAATCTCGATAAACTAAGTCGTTCCTTTGCGAGGCGTGATGTGGAAAAGTATTACGTTGCTTTATGTCGTGGAACTATTCGCGTTGGCCGAGATACAATCACAAGTCATATTGGCCGTTCGCGTTCGAATAGGCAGAAAATGGAAAATACTAACGATTCAAATCGTGGTAAAGAAGCCATTTCTCATTACAAGGTTTTAGCGGACAATAATGGTGCGACCCTAGTTAAGTTAAAAATTGATACGGGCAGAACCCACCAGATTCGCGTTCACATGTCGGGAATTAATCATCCTGTTGTTGGTGATAAGCTTTATGGTGTGAGACGTTTGGATGAAAAAGAATCACCAGACAGGCACATTCTTCATGCTTGGAGAACGAGAATCATTCACCCTGGGACTCAAGAGATCATGACCTTTACAGCACCTTTGCACGATGATTTTAAAAGTGTGTGCGATAAGTTTGGAATTGAATTCGACGCTTAGTATTACTGAGGAGTCGTTCGCTCTTCGGTGAGGGGGACGACTTTTATAGCATTATGAAACTCTGGACAGACATGTGTGCACAATGTGCAGCCATTGCATAGAGCGGTTTTGACTCTCATCCTGCCTTCTGAGTCAGCGACAATAGCTTTTTCGGGGAGTGGACAAGCATCCGCACATGCCGAGCACTCGGGGTCAATACCATTCCAAGAATAACAGTTGTCAATATAAATTTGAACTTTACCTATAACGGGTTTTTCGTCTTCCTTTAAAACAAGAGCGTCTTCCTGGCATGCTGTGACGCATGGAGTATCCTCGCAGAGTTCACAAGGAATCACATCTTGTGCGATAATGGGAGTGAGGTTTGCCTTAGAGTTGGGGTCAAAGTGTTTGTAGATAGCTCCGGGGGTACAGGCTTCCATACAATCATTACATTGGGTGCATTTGTTGAGAAAGTCCGCTTCGGGCAAAGCTCCTGGAGGGCGAAAAAATTCTGCTGGGGCACTAGGGTTTTTATTAAGTTCTTTCTTTTGTTCTTTATGTTCGTGAACAACATCACGCATAAGAGAGCCAAAGTTTTTAAAACCTCTAAATAAGCTGCGTCGATTTTCCATTAGGCTTCAATAATTAAGTTAGATTTTGGTTTAAAGGAGCATGTTAATATATGAGCAGGACAGTCTGTTTCCATCTTATCTCCAAAAATATGTTCTACACTTCCGCTTATTAAAGGGACAGAACAGGTTCCGCAGTGGCCACTTCGGCAGCCGCGTCTGATATCTACGCCAGCTTTGTCAGCAAGGTCGAGAATGGAAAAAAAACTATTAGCTTTTGGGTCGTATTCGATCGTTTTTTTTGATAAACTAAACTGTATGGTATAAATCATTGCATTTCCTAATCTTAACTGAATTATATCACAAAGTTTAGAAATGGCTAGTTTATTTTTCTAGCTTATGAACCTTAGGGATGTGAGCGCTCCCTGAAATGATTTTTGATAAGCTGAGCAAGTCTTTGCGACATTC is a window encoding:
- a CDS encoding 2Fe-2S iron-sulfur cluster binding domain-containing protein; amino-acid sequence: MIYTIQFSLSKKTIEYDPKANSFFSILDLADKAGVDIRRGCRSGHCGTCSVPLISGSVEHIFGDKMETDCPAHILTCSFKPKSNLIIEA
- a CDS encoding RluA family pseudouridine synthase, with the protein product MEVPEGYTHSWVVDEFNECQRLDRYISQQLPEYSRTFLQKSLKDGAFELVRSGAKINARMSENVIEGDFVHYKMPEEADESTLLPEDIELDIIYEDDDILVVNKPAGMVVHPGAGNYTGTLVNALLGRDLDTFSAMDDGSSRPGIVHRLDKETSGVIIVAKSAKNLDKLSRSFARRDVEKYYVALCRGTIRVGRDTITSHIGRSRSNRQKMENTNDSNRGKEAISHYKVLADNNGATLVKLKIDTGRTHQIRVHMSGINHPVVGDKLYGVRRLDEKESPDRHILHAWRTRIIHPGTQEIMTFTAPLHDDFKSVCDKFGIEFDA
- the lgt gene encoding prolipoprotein diacylglyceryl transferase, with protein sequence MKEIFLEFDLFGSQIILRWFQVMAASGFLAALFLLKKRAKIYGQDPDKIETTLFYSMIGAIIGARALFVVRYWDENFANRPFSKIFAFQEGGLVFQGGLIGGLIIAYFICKRNKINFLTALDIAAPCIALAHAFGRIGCFLNGCCFGGRCSVDAIAVQYPKGSFPWTDHLKRGFIEPQAELSAAVHPAPLYSVFALVGVCLLLCYLSKKLAKPGMIFGLYFCVYSLWRIIVEFFRDDQDLTAGLSLAQYIAIGTFLLGCVIIVLCRRNRELDFPQLEKE
- a CDS encoding 4Fe-4S dicluster domain-containing protein; the protein is MENRRSLFRGFKNFGSLMRDVVHEHKEQKKELNKNPSAPAEFFRPPGALPEADFLNKCTQCNDCMEACTPGAIYKHFDPNSKANLTPIIAQDVIPCELCEDTPCVTACQEDALVLKEDEKPVIGKVQIYIDNCYSWNGIDPECSACADACPLPEKAIVADSEGRMRVKTALCNGCTLCTHVCPEFHNAIKVVPLTEERTTPQ